The region TTCATTGTCGGCAAAGGCGGTCAAAATTCCCGTTCGCAGACCAAAGCAGCGCCGTCCTCCCCGCGCCACATTGTACTCGCCCCCACCTTCCCAGGTGGTGAACTGGCGGGAAGTGCGCACTCTCCCTTCACCGGGATCCAGGCGCAAAAGAACTTCACCGAGGGAGAGGACATCATAGAACGGTTGGCGGGACATGGGCAGAGATATGGAGTGGGAGAATGAAACAGTAAATGCTATTCAGTATCCAGTGTTCAGTGTTCAGTGTTCAGTGTTCAGTGTTCAATGCGGAAACGGATACCGAAGACTGAATACCGAAAACTGAACACGGGATACCGAATCCAGAACACAGATCACTGGCACCCGGCATCCTTCCTGCTAAAAGTGACGCCGAATGACACCGACCAACCCGCTGCGGGAGCATGGCTTCCGCCTTCTCGAAGATGAACTGAAGTTTCTGATGGATGCTTTTGCCAATGTGCTGCGCCGTCTGGGCGAGCCCGCATTGGCTGAAAAGCTGCCCTGGGCAGGCAAGTGTGAGGGCATCGGAGATGCTCCGGATCGTGCTTTGGGCCAGGCCTACTCCATCGCCTTTCAGATGCTGAACATCGTCGAAGAACGTGCGGCCGCTCAGGTGCGCCGTCTTCGTGAAAAGGAAAAAGGCCCCCTCGCAGAAAAAGGCCTGTGGCCAGATAACCTGCGGGAAATGCAGTCCCTGGGCCTCAGCGAGGACGAGCTTCTGGATGTGCTCCGCGAGGTCCTGGTCGAGCCTGTTTTGACCGCTCACCCCACCGAGGCTAAGCGCGAAACCGTGCGCGAGCTGCACCTGGAAATCTACAGCCTCATGAATCGTCATGAGAACCCCTCCTACACACCGCGCGAGCAAGTGCGGCTGCAGAGTCACCTGGAAACACGGCTGGAAAACCTCTGGCGTACCGGGGAGATCCATGTCACTCGCCCCACCATTGATGCCGAGCTGCAAAACGCTCTGCATTACCTGCGTGAGGTCTTTCCCGAGGCGCTTTCCCGCGCCCACATTCACCTGCGCGAGGCCTGGATCGCCGCTGGCTATGAGCCGGCTGCCGTGGATTCACTGCCACCGCTGCTCCGCTTTGGCACCTGGATCGGCGGGGATCGTGATGGCCATCCCTTTGTCACTGCGGAAGTCACCGCCCGCTCTCTCACCTCCCTACGGGCCAATGCCCTGCGCATCCAGCGTCGTTCTTTGGAGGCCCTCGCCTTCCAGTCCCCGCTCAGTTCGCTGTTTCAGAAAACGCCGGAGGTCTTAGAAAACCTCATTGCCCAGCTCACGGCCACCCTCCAGGCAGAGCCCAGCGTGGACCTCGCCTACATTTTGGAGCGGAATAAAGAGGAGCCCTGGCGCGCCGCCATCTACCTCATGCGGGCAAAGATCGTCCTGGCTATGGACAAGCCCGAATCCCCCGCTGCTTACATTGAGGCGTCCCAACTGGATGCCGACCTCACCGCTTATGCGGAATCCTTGATGGCTGTCGGTGCTAGCACCCTGGTGCAGGAATTCATCGTCCCCCTGCGGCGGCAGTTGCTGGCCTTCGGTTTCCACTCCGCCATTTTGGACATTCGCCAGAACTCCAGCTTTCATGAAAAAGCGCTGGATCAGCTCCTCCGCACCGCTGGGCTGCTGGATGATCGTCCTCTCAGCGACTGGCCTCTGAAGGAAAAACGGGCTTTGCTGGAAAAGGAGCTCCTCTCGCCTCGCCCCTTCCTGGCCCCTGGCATGTCCGCTGGCCCAGAGGCGGATACGGTGCTCGCCTGCTACCGCGTCGTCGCCACCCATTTGCAAAAACACGGCCCGACCGGTCTGGGCGCGCTCATTGTCTCCATGACCAAAAATGTGGAAGACCTCTTGACCGTGTACATCCTTGCCCGCGAAGCCGGACTCACCGAGTGGACGCCGGAAGGACTGCACTGCCCACTGCCTGTCACCCCCTTGTTTGAGACCATGGATGACCTGGAGGCAGGGCCTGGCATCGTCCAGGACTTCCTTTCTCATCCCGTCACCCAGCGCAGCCTGGGGAAGGGGAAACCCACCCTCCAGATGATGGTGGGCTACTCAGATTCGAACAAAGATTGCGGTATCCTCGCCAGCCAGTGGGCACTTCACCGCGCCCAGATCGCCTTGGCCAATACCTGCCAGGCTCATGGCGTAAAGGCCGTCTTTTTCCACGGACGCGGCGGCACAGTCGGGCGAGGGGCGGGCCCTACCCACTGGTTCATGGAGGCCCTGCCTCAGGGCTCCCTCGGCGGCTGGCTGCGCATGACGGAGCAGGGGGAAACCATCGCCCAAAAGTATGCTCACCTCGGCTCTGCCGTTTATAATACGGAGCTCCTCATGGCCTCTGCCGCTGCCGCTACGGCCCGGCATCGCCATGCCACCACGGCACCCCTAGCGATCCATTCCACCATGGATCGTTTGGCGGACTGGAGTCGCGATGCCTACCGTGGCCTCCTTCACGCGCCGGATTTCATGCGCTTCTACCGCGCTGCTACGCCTATTGATGCACTTGAGCACGCCCGCATCGGCTCCCGCCCCAGCCGCCGCACCGGCCAGGCTACGCTGGATGACCTTCGCGCCATTCCCTGGGTCTTTTCCTGGACTCAGTCCCGCTTCTACCTGCCTGGCTGGTTCGGTGCAGGCTCCGCACTGGAGAAGCTGCGCACTGAAGACAGAGCAGCCTTTGAAGAGCTGCGCACCCAGCTTCGGGGTTCTGCCTTCCTGCGTTACGTTCTGACAAATATCGAAAGCTCCCTCGTCAGTGCCAATCCGGAGCTCATGACTTTATACGCAGGCCTCGTCCCAGATGCCATGGTGCGGGAATCTTTCATGGGCACGATCTTGGCCGAATACTCCCGCACCCGTGAGCTGCTGGAAGACATCTTCCAGGGCACCTTTGCCAATCGCCGCCCTCGTCTGGCCTACACGCTGGACATTCGTGAGGAACCCCTGCGTGTGCTGCATCACCAGCAGGTCAATCTGCTGCGTGAATGGCGCGCCTGCCTCGCCGCTGGCGAAAACGAAGGGGCCGAGGCCATGCTGCCTGACCTCCTCATCTCTGTGAATGCTCTGGCCTCAGGCCTGCGCACCACAGGCTAAGGCGCCCCTCCATCACGGCCTGCCACCCCACACCTTTAAAAAGGTGTGGGCGTAAGCACACACATGCACCTATGACGACTGTCGGGAAGTTTGTCTGGCGGGGAGATCTGGGAGATTTTTCCCCTTATTCGTGGCAGTCTCGACTCTTCCTCCAGGGGGCACTCATCGGCTGAATCCCCCGTTGGATGAGAAATGCCACCGTCAGAGCTGGCGGGTCAATTTGCTAGAGCGACCTCACGACCTAGCTCCGCATTCCCCACCCACGCAAAAGGCTGGTTCCCGGCTCCGCCTTCTCCAGCGTCTAAGCAAATTCTTTGCCTGCGCTTTATTTCACAGTGGTGAAATGCGGCTGGAACTTTCGACCGCCTCACTTCCACAATTCCAGGATTCTGAAAAAAGAGTTTGGGAAAGCATTTTCAGCATCTCCAGTCACTCAAGTGAAAAGGATCAAGCAGCACAATAAAAGCCCTAGAGCACGTCAATCCTAATCAAAATTAAGGTGAAAGAACGCAAAAACCGAACATTAGCGAGATGCGTTTAAGTGAAATGCTTTTTTTATCAAATAATCCATAATTACAATGATAAAACGGGGCTATTTTAGGCATTTTGCCCGGTTTATTGTGCATATTGCATATTATTAATATAGGGTTTGATTGTCCTACAAGGGTGTGGCTATCAGTGGAGCTGGTGGACTCCCCTTTTTTCATCTCCATTCGGTCTTTGAATTCCGAGCCAGGGCGCTTTTTAGCAGCTCGCAGGGACCGTGCGTTCCATCATTCATCCGCTCAGAAGCTGTCTGGGAAAGATTCCGCACCCTCTTTTTGGGGGGATTCTTTATGCATTTCTTGTTCGGCTGAGGTGCAGCCACACGCCGCCCTCAGCAGTAAATCTAGCCCACGCTAAAGCACTTTTACTCTCTCCAGTCTCTCCTGGCTTATGAAGAAAGATCTCTTTACCCCCTGGTTATCGCGCATGCCTCAGCAGCCAGCGATGGGCACCATCCTGCCCACTACGTCAAAAACCAAGAGGGGAGCGTGGGCACTCTTGCCCGCTTCTCTGAAGTCCCGCTCGTCCCTTCGATTCGCCGCCTCACTCCTGCCCGCCTCATTCATGCCCTCGAGATTCCTCAACCTCACTGTCGCCTTTCTGCTGTCCTTCTTCGCCGCCACCTCCCAGGCGCAGATCGTGGATAACTTCGACGATGGCAATTTGGGCACAAACATCACCGGTAACGGCACGGGGTTCTCCTCCATAGGCCAACTGGGTGTCTCGGAAAGTGGCGGAGTTGTGAATATGACGGGTAGCTCTTACAGCACCATGGTCATTCAGTCGAATGACACGGTGAACCCATTTCAGGCGACCAGCACCACCACGCATTTCCGTTTTGGTACCATCGCATACGCATCTGCTTGGCAGCGGTTTTGGCTAGGCTACAGAGACTCTGCATTCTTTGACAATCATTTTTTCCCAGACCAGCCGTCGGCTCAGGGATTGTATGTCTCGGTTATTTCAAACACCGGGTTCGAAAATGCCTATAACTACACGGGTAACCTGGTTTCACACAATGGGTCTATCCGCACCATCCTAGCCTCTTGGAACTGGAGTGATGTCACTCAGCTTTCCAATCTCACCGTTAGCCTCACGACTACCGACACGACTTACAGCATCAGTTTCTCGGGTGCAGTAGCCACCCCGACTTTCACCGTGGGCGCATCCTCAGGTGCCTTGACGGGTTTAGGTTCCACCTCCGGCAAAACGTTCCGTGTCGGCGTGCACAACCAGTCCAATGGCACCAGCACAGCGGCTGTGGATGCCATAATCATGGGCGCACTGCCTGCTGCTCCGCCCACCGTCACTAATGTCACCCCCGCGACAGGCAGCACCGTGGGCGGCACCACCGTGATGATCACGGGTGCGAACTTCACAGGGGCCTCGGCCGTGACCTTTGGCGGCACAGCGGCGACGAGCTTCACGGTGGACAGCGCCACGCAGATCACGGCGGTGACTCCGGCAGGCACCGCAGGTGCAGCCAGTGTCCTGGTCACCACCGCAGGTGGTACAAATGCAGCAAACACACTCTTCACTTACACCGCTTCGACACCTTTAGCGGCTCTGGAGGCCTATCTCAAAGCCGGTAACGCTGAGGCAGGGGACTTTTTTGGTCAAGTGGTAGCCGTCTCTGGTGACACAGCCGTCGTCGGGGCGTACTCGGAGGGCAGCAATGCGACCGGTGTCAATGGAAATGGTGCCGACAACAGTGCCTCTTACTCGGGCGCAGCCTACATCTTCACCCGCACGGCGGGCGTCTGGACCCAACAGGCCTATCTCAAAGCCAGCAACTCCGAGGCGTATGACAACTTTGGATGTTCGGTGGCCGTGTCCGGTGACACTGTCGTCATTGGGGCCTACGCGGAGGCCAGCAGCGCGACCGGCGTCAACGGGAATCAAGCGGACAACAGCGCCGTTTACTCGGGCGCGGCCTACGTCTTCACTCGCAGCGGCTCCACCTGGACCCAGCAGGCTTATTTGAAAGCGAGCAACACCGAGGAGTATGACACCTTCGGTTACTCCGTGGCCATATCCGGCGATACCGCCATCATCGGAGCCCAAGGGGAGTCCAGCAACGCCACCGGAGTCGGTGGGAATCAAGCGGACAATAGCGCCTCAACCTCCGGCGCAGCTTACGTCTTCACTCGCAGCGGCTCCACCTGGACCCAGCAGGCCTATCTGAAAGCCAGCAACACCGGAGAGTATGATTACTTTGGGTTGTCCGTGGCCTTGTCCGGTGACACCGCCATCATCGGAGCCCAAGGGGAGTCCAGCAACGCGACCGGAGTCGGCGGGAATCAAGTTAACAACAGCGCCTCTTTCTCAGGTGCGGCGTACATCTTCAGCCGTAGCGGCTCCACCTGGACCCAGCAGGCCTATTTGAAAGCCAGCAACTCCCAGGCGGATGGCCGCTTCGGCCGCTCCGTGGATGTGTCCGGTGACACCGCCGTCATCGGGGCCTACGGGGAAGCCAGCAACGCGACTGGAGTCAACGGGAATCAAGTTAACAACAGCGCCTATTTCTCAGGTGCGGCGTATATCTTCAGCCGTAGCGGCTCCACCTGGACCCAGCAGGCCTACCTGAAAGCCAGCAACTCTGCGGTCTCTGATAACTTTGGGTTGTCTGTGGCCGTATCCGGCAACACTGCCGTGATTGGTGCCTTCGCGGAGGATAGCAACGCGACCGGAGTCAACGGGAATCAGGCGGACAATAGCACTTCCGCGTCGGGCGCGGCGTATGTGTTTACCCGGAGCGCGGGCGTCTGGACACAAAAGGACTACCTTAAGGCCAGTAACACCGGGGAGAATGACCGCTTCGGCCTTTCCGTGGCCGTGTCTGGTCACACCGCCATCATCGGTGCTAGCTTTGAGGATAGTGATGCGACCACCGTCGGTGGTGATGGTAGCAACAACAACGCTACTGAAGCGGGAGCGGCCTACATCTTTAATCTCGGCCAGGCAGCGATTGCCCCGACCGTAACCAACGTCTCCCCTGCAACAGGCAGCACGGCAGGCGGCAGGAGCGTGACGATCACCGGCACGGACTTCACGGGAGCCACGGCGGTGACGTTTGGCGGCACGGCTGCGACGAGCTTCACGGTGGACAGCGCCACGCAGATCACGGCAGTGACTCCGGCTGGCACCGCAGGCACAGCGAGCGTCCTAGTCACGACCACAGGCGGTACGAATGCGGCGAACACGCTGTTTACTTATGTGTCACCACCTACGGTCACTAACGTCGCCCCAGCTCGCGGCCCGACCGCAGGCGGCACAAGCGTGACGATCACGGGCACGGACTTTACTGGAGCCACGGCGGTGACGTTTGGCGGCACGGCTGCGACGAGCTTCACGGTGGACAGCGCCACGCAGATCACGGCGGTGACTCCGGCAGGCTCCGCAGGTGCAGTGAGTGTCTTGGTCACCACCGCAGGCGGTACGAATGCGGCGAACACGCTCTTCACTTACATTGCTCCGCCCACCGTGACCAACGTCAACCCTGCAACGGGCAGCACCGTGGGAGGAACCAGCGTGACAATCACTGGAACGAACTTCACAGGAGCCACGGGTGTGACCTTTGGCGGTGCGCCAGCGTCGAGAGTCAGGGTTTTTAATGCCACGACCATCACCGCCACCACTCCGGCTGGCACCGCGGGCCCAGCCAGTGTTCTGGTCACCACCGCAGGCGGTACGAATGTGGCTAACACTCTCTTCACTTATATCGTGCCAAACTCGGCCCCGAGCTTCAACCTACCTCTCGGCGATCTCGGACCGGCAGGGATGGTTTGGACGCAGAGAACCAGCGGCTTCGATAGCTGGAATGCCATCACCTCTTCTGCGGACGGTAGCAAGCTGGCCGCTGTGATCTTTGGCGGGCCTATCTTTACCTCAGCGGACAGTGGCGTGACCTGGACGGCGCGGGAAAATAGCCGTAACTGGACTTCCATCACTTCCTCCGCAGACGGCAGCAAGCTCGCTGCGACCGTGAGCGCTGGACAGATCTACACCTCGACCGACAGCGGTGTGACCTGGACGGCACGGGAAAGCAGTCGAAGCTGGACTTCCATCACCTCCTCCGCAGACGGTAGTAAACTAGCGGCCACGACTTATGCCGGCCCCGTTTACACCTCGACCGACAGCGGCGTGACCTGGACGCCCCGGGCCAGTGGCAACTTCAATTGGAACTCCATCGCTTCCTCGGCAGACGGCAGCAAGCTGGTGGCTGGCGCGTATGGAGCTCCGATTCATACATCGACCGACAGTGGCGTGACCTGGACGGCGCGGGACAGCAGCCGGAATTGGAATACCGTCGCCTCCTCCACGGATGGCAGCAAGCTGGCAGCAATCGCGTTTGGCGGCCAGATCTACACTTCCACGGACAGTGGCGTGACCTGGGTGGCGCGAGATAGCAACCGAAATTGGAACTACATTGCCTCCTCAGCGGATGGCACCAAGCTGGTGGCAACCGTGAGCTTTAACCTTGTTTACATTTCGGGAGATAGCGGGGTGACCTGGACACCCCAGGATACCAGTCGGCGGTGGAGTGCGGTCGCCTCTTCGGCAGATGGCAGCAAGCTAGCGGCAACCGTGACCAATGGTCAGATCTTTACATCAGTCCCCGCACCGCTGCCTCCTGTGGTGAAGGTGTTGGCCGGCTCGGGCACATCCACGACGCCTAACTTTGCTTTCAATAT is a window of Prosthecobacter dejongeii DNA encoding:
- a CDS encoding phosphoenolpyruvate carboxylase, with amino-acid sequence MTPTNPLREHGFRLLEDELKFLMDAFANVLRRLGEPALAEKLPWAGKCEGIGDAPDRALGQAYSIAFQMLNIVEERAAAQVRRLREKEKGPLAEKGLWPDNLREMQSLGLSEDELLDVLREVLVEPVLTAHPTEAKRETVRELHLEIYSLMNRHENPSYTPREQVRLQSHLETRLENLWRTGEIHVTRPTIDAELQNALHYLREVFPEALSRAHIHLREAWIAAGYEPAAVDSLPPLLRFGTWIGGDRDGHPFVTAEVTARSLTSLRANALRIQRRSLEALAFQSPLSSLFQKTPEVLENLIAQLTATLQAEPSVDLAYILERNKEEPWRAAIYLMRAKIVLAMDKPESPAAYIEASQLDADLTAYAESLMAVGASTLVQEFIVPLRRQLLAFGFHSAILDIRQNSSFHEKALDQLLRTAGLLDDRPLSDWPLKEKRALLEKELLSPRPFLAPGMSAGPEADTVLACYRVVATHLQKHGPTGLGALIVSMTKNVEDLLTVYILAREAGLTEWTPEGLHCPLPVTPLFETMDDLEAGPGIVQDFLSHPVTQRSLGKGKPTLQMMVGYSDSNKDCGILASQWALHRAQIALANTCQAHGVKAVFFHGRGGTVGRGAGPTHWFMEALPQGSLGGWLRMTEQGETIAQKYAHLGSAVYNTELLMASAAAATARHRHATTAPLAIHSTMDRLADWSRDAYRGLLHAPDFMRFYRAATPIDALEHARIGSRPSRRTGQATLDDLRAIPWVFSWTQSRFYLPGWFGAGSALEKLRTEDRAAFEELRTQLRGSAFLRYVLTNIESSLVSANPELMTLYAGLVPDAMVRESFMGTILAEYSRTRELLEDIFQGTFANRRPRLAYTLDIREEPLRVLHHQQVNLLREWRACLAAGENEGAEAMLPDLLISVNALASGLRTTG